AGCTGATCACCACTGCCGGGGGTCGCAATCTCGCCGGAGAGGGGGCGGTCGGCTCCTACCCGAAATTCAGCTGGGAAGATATTTTAGGCTATCAGCCCGAGGTGGCTATTGTGGCATCCATGGCGGGAGGCTTTTCGGTTGAGGCCCTGAAGGCGGGCTGGTTTCGCTGGCCGCAGATTCCAGCGGTCAAAAACAACCGGGTCCATGTGATTGATGCCGCTCTGGTTGACCGGCCCACCCCGCGCCTGATCGATGGTCTGGAAACCTTTGCCGGAATCATTCATCCGGAAATATTTGGAGAGCTGGTTGCAAAGTGATTTCATTTCCATAAACCGGAAGCTGCTTCTGGTTCTGCTGGCCCTGGGGATACTTCTGCTTCTGAGTATTTGCCTTGGTGTGGCTCTGGGCTCATCCGAGATCAGCTTCCGGGAGATGTTCAGGGTATTCAGCGGCGAGGCTGATCCGGAATCGGTGACGACCGCCATTATCCGCCAGATCCGGTTGCCGCGGGTGGTGCTGGCCGCGGTGATCGGGGCGACCCTTGCCCTCGGTGGCCTGGTGTTTCAAGTTCTTTTACGAAATCCTCTTGCCGAACCTTATATCCTCGGGGTTTCCGGGGGGTCGGCGATCGGGGCGATCCTTGCCATGCTGGCCGGGCTGGCACCTTTTCCCGGGGTTGCGCTGGCCGCGTTTTCCGGCAGTATGCTGGTGCTCTTGCTGGTCCTGATGCTGGCCACGGGCAGGTCCAAAGGACGGAATGACTCCCTTCTTCTCGGCGGGGTGATGATGAATGCACTGTGCGGGGCGGTCATCATGTTTCTGATCTCCATGTCCCGGAATACTCAGGTCCATCACATTCTCTTCTGGCTGATGGGCGATCTTTCCACTTTTTCCCGGGAGCAGCTGCC
This genomic window from Pseudomonadota bacterium contains:
- a CDS encoding iron ABC transporter permease, with protein sequence MVWKPLPESFIRKYLESWLQSDFISINRKLLLVLLALGILLLLSICLGVALGSSEISFREMFRVFSGEADPESVTTAIIRQIRLPRVVLAAVIGATLALGGLVFQVLLRNPLAEPYILGVSGGSAIGAILAMLAGLAPFPGVALAAFSGSMLVLLLVLMLATGRSKGRNDSLLLGGVMMNALCGAVIMFLISMSRNTQVHHILFWLMGDLSTFSREQLPLLLPVFPCFIVILIMARPMNLLLLGQDNAAVLGVNVKLVTNLLLIATTFMVSVAVSHSGLIGFAGLVVPHILRLLIGGDHRLLIPASILGGGSYLIICDLLARSLPASGEMPVGIVTALIGAPTFIFLLWRANR